tattgattgattgttttaatGAAAAGCCACCAAGGGTAAAACATTCCTTACATTCAAATGTATAATGAACTAGAGAAAGCAGAACACTTCCATTACTCATGATGGTATGAAGCAATGACACTCTTTCTTTGATAGCTCCACCCACTATCCTCTCAATATCCAATGAGAGTACTCCATCGAACAGCAGTGAGGAACGGGAGCATGGAGTGGTGATGAGGACAGTTCCTCCCAGTGCACTCCCTGAGAACAAAAAGACTGAGGTGGGTCAGAGGAAGGGGAATGTTCAGataggggggaaaaaaattgttCTCTCAGCCCCAAGCATACACTGACAATTGCTCCAGTCTTCAGTATCAGCATAATATGAAGGTAGAACGTGCCTTTTGGATTAAAACATGTTTGATCCTGCCCAATATGGATCAGAAGCCTCATTTCCACCAGTCTTCTGACTGTTGAACTAGTTTACGGCGCTACCGTCATATTcctcatctgtctctcctctggtCCAGATGTCCTTCAGCAGTTCGTCCCCCCAGCTCGTGTCCCACCTGCCAGCCCAGAAGGAGAGAGAACTCTGGTGAGACTGGGAGTGGAACACCTTTTATGGGACTTCTTTAAGAGATCTATGGGGTTGCACTAATCAATATACTTATGTGTGAATTGAATGATCAGATAATGTATTTTTATCAGGACACATCCCCGACTTTTATCAAGCAGTATGGACAACCTACAGAATGGATCTTCATTGACGGTAGTAGGGACATTTTCACTTGACACCATTTACTGCCCAGAGTGAGAGAATCTGACTAGAAAGGGCATTACACTTTTCTCCCCAATCTGTATCACAGCACTAACTTCTTGTCATCTAATGACTGTTCTTCACCTTTCCTACCTCTAGCATGTAGTGGTGATTCCTGTAGAGGCTGAAGTGTCTGAGGTATTTTTACTGTGAACAAAACTCTTCACTTTCATATCTAACCATTACTGTTCTCTTGCGTTTGGGTCACACTTCTGACCACATGATTGTTTTGTGTCTTGTCAATCAGAATTTTATagaaaataaattaattaattaaaagtaaaataaaacatgttctaTTGTTCTAATTGTTTCATTTGTCTGTTTGTTCTCCAGAATGGGCCTGTAGATAACCGGTGCCAGACCCTGCCGGTGAAGGGCTCCCTCCCAGAGCATAATGGAGAGGGAGAGTGCAGTGAGACACAGAGCCAGATGTCTCCAGAGGCGAGTGAAGACGGAGACTCAAGTAAGCCTAAAGaagcattaacctctctaggggaggtggggacgaaatcgtcccacactattcaacagccagtgacaaatcagagcggcaaatttaaaaccacaaaatgtcataattcaaagttctcaaacataggaatattttacaccattttatagatacacttctcctgaatcgaaccacattgtccaatttccaaaagccttcacagggaaagcaaaacattaaattatgtcaggagagtacatagacacaaaaaaccacacagccatttccaagcaactagcatgcatcacaaatacccaaaacacagctaaatgcagcactaacctttgatcttcatcagatgacactcctaggacattatgttatacaatacatgcatgttttgttcaatcaagttcatatttatatcaaaaaacagctttttacattagcatgtgatgttcagaactaacatacccaccgaaaacttccggtgaatttactaaattactcacgataaacgttgacaaaatacataacaattattttaagaattatagatacagaactcctttatgcaatcgctatgtccgattttaaaatagctttcggcgaaagcacattttgcaatattcttagtacatagctcggccatcacggctagctaatttgacacccaccaagtttgggacaacctaaactcagaattactattagaaaaattggattacctttgctgttcttcgtcagaatgcactcccaggacttctacttcaacaacaaatgttgttttggttccaaataatccatagttatatccaaatactgccattttgttcatgcgttcaggtcactatccgaagggtaacgcgcgagcgcatttcgtgacaaaatattccattactgtacttagaagcatgtcaaatgctgtttaaaatccatttttatgctacttttctcgtaaaatagcgataatattccaaccgggcaacgttgtattcattcaaagactgaaagaaaaaaattgagaagtctcgaaCGCGcatccccaggctgaccacttacaaactctgctgctgtactttgcccagagacagcagacaccccattccactttctggtggctttagagagcaaatggaagccttaggaagtgtcacgttacagcacagatgctgtaatgtcgatagagatgcaacagaaggacaacaaattgtcagacagggcacttcctgcatggagtcttctcagattttggcctgccatatgagttatgttatactcacagacaccattcaaaaagttttagaaacgttagtgttttctatccaaatctactaattgtatgcatattctagtttctgggcaggagtagtaaccagattaaatcgggtacgttttttatccggccgtgaaaatactataccacaacaggttaaccccccccaccacacacacacactgtatattagtGCTTCAGACACCTTCACCTCAGAATATACTGTAGGTTTCACTGTATCTTATGTTGCATGATGGACAGACCTGTTCTGAGAAACCATATGCTTAGTTCTGGCCCCTTCTACACCACAGAGCACAAAGCCCCAGATAGCTGATCAGACCAAGACCTGGTCCTCCCTTTTGAGACAGGGCAAATACACAGGTCTCTGATCAGTGGCTAGTGGCACTGTGATCAAAGCTAATAGCGGCGAGGCCCCAGCTGGAGCAAAGGTTTTCAGGGATATTCCTTCATGTTAATGCTTTTCAATGCGTgcgtgtgcatctatcagttacacatgtCTGTACATgcacaagtaggtcacatgggggagagaaGTTGTGCCGTGAGATGTtgctttataaaaaaaaaaaaaatgttaaacaaagtTTGCTGTACTTTTCCTTTAATTtattctggacctggggactgggAAAATGTCAGTTGGGGTAAATGTGTTTGTCAGTGCTCTGTGTAAGATGACAGCATACAATTTTTGAATTTCCAATACATACATGTTTCTTATTTCAGGGATATGAACACGTAGGTTGTCCATGGCACTAGCTATGAGTTAATTTACATGTTTGTGCTAGTTCTCTTCACAGGCTATTGGCAATAAACATAATTCAGTCATTAAGATTCAAGTCTTCTTGAAGGTTCACCGCCTGTATGAAACTTTTTTTCACCAAGATAACATCAGCTACTTGTATTGTTGTCCTggaaagaaatacattttttgaacCAGTTGATTGTTTTTATTCTTGCATTGCACATTTTCAAATGAAAGCTTAACCAGAACCTTCGCCCAGATGTAAACTTCCAATTTTAAATGTTTCAATGATAGATACACAACTAGAAAATAAAGATCTTCCCCCCCTTACAGGAAAGACAAAGAAAATGGACGACACCTCATCCTCTGACCTTTCACCCCAGTCTTCAGGGGCGGAGTCAGGTCAACGGACTATTGGCTCACCAGAACACTTGAAGAACAATAACAGTATCAGAAAGCTTTGGGGAAAGTGAGTGgtgtatatctttttttaataaaaatatatacacagtaAATTGAGCATATACCTCACCTAAAATGGCAAGCTTAGGGATGTGAATGACACCCAAGTCTTGAATATTATGGACAGTATGTTTATGAAATCAAATACGGTCCTCTCCTCCAGGATCAGGCGGACCCAGTCAGGGGGTCTGCAGGGGGAGGACCTGGAACCAAACCACTTTAGGAGAGGGGGGCTGCGTGCCACAGCGGGGCCAAGACTGACCCGGACCCCTGAGTCTGGCAGCACTGTTCGGTAAGACTGGATTTTGGGGGATAACTCCTTGACACCACCTAATTCCCCAATAGATTATTGGCATGAATTAACAATGTAGTAACATTTCTACTAACATTATCCCCTACCCTAAcacttattctaaacctaaccgtaaccttagcaaacagttgcttatcaacagatggCTTGTTGATACTATGACCATCTATACAAATAGTGTGCCCAATATGTGACCAACTGcctcgatttggtcttatgtataAAAATTGGAAATAGTTTTTTACATTAAATAAAAATTGCATAACTGGTGCCTTTTAAACACCAATAATCCCATGCATTTATTATATAGAAATCTAGAAAATCAGGGAattaaaagcaactttctaaacaatgatTTTGCttagtttctagcttgttaggtgtaaacggtacagtgaaatggttacttgcatagtggcgtcttttgtttagacgtagctagctaaacaatgaaccataatcccaactcataacattactaTCCTGCATGAAGGggaggtagctaaagctaacaaattagctaagttcaatgttagctagtctATAACTAGCAATGTAAATGGCTCTGAAATATGAAaacattactacacagatcatacacaccatgttagctagccagccagctaatgttagctagctaacggtacccTTTAACGTGCAATGAAAATGACGTTctaacaaaattagaaatgtaatgttataatatctgaaaatgtagcttgctagactctcttacccgtatacatggatgaatgcttctccctctttctcagaaatgccatggttgcccttagtttgaaaatGTAATCCAGACAGGTGTTTTATTCAACAGCCTTCCGTGTTATTTTTTTTGACTCCCTCTgtatttgcaatcaaatgccaTCTCCTtcgctatcatactctgcttccaccaggcattctactgatttcaaaactcggtcctccagaaagtggagagccttAGCAACACTTGTGCAGTTTTTtttgtgatatctttcaaaaaatccactttagaaaggattacctacacatattTAGCAGCTTATGTTATAGACAGGAGTGCTACATGGCAGAACAATCTGAaatcatctctcagcatgtccagcccaaccattctctcagccaatcatggctaacgGTAGGTAGCTtggcgggtaggagcgttgggccagtaaccaaaaggttgctggattgaatcccgagctgacaaggtcaaaattcCGACgcgccgaagacatggatgtcgatttaaggcagccctcggcacctctctgattcaaagAGTTGGTTatatgtggaagacacatttcagttgagtgcattcagttgtacaactgactagttatccccctttccctttactgTCTTTTTCCATagttaaaccaactaggctcgtaatttaaccaaaaacattttttacttaCAGACGGCATACAAGTTTTtttttaaggcacatgaaagttcacatgttccagaaggcatttctgctaaaaaatgctttttgataagaaaatatataaattacattgaaatgcctctcctgtgaagtagtgatgtgcgagatacacctagtttcctgaaatgagtcacatatGTTTGCTACTGCACCTGTTTCAATATAGGGCATACTGTTCACGTTGTATAGATGTTGAATAGGCCATATACAATATATGTAGACAGAACCTTGTTTTGCATGTATCAGTATTCCCTTTCTCTTTATCAGGGATATGAACACTCCATTCAGCCAGTGGACCAGAGAGCAGGTGTGTGGTTGGCTGGAGGACTATGGTCTGGGCCAGTACGTCAACCTGACCCGGCAGTGGGTCGACAACGGACAGACGCTCCTGTCCGCAAGGCCACAGGACTTTGAGAAGGTCATTGAGGGAGAGCGAGTTGCTACTCTGAACTTAAAAACGTACAAAATGGTTGCTTGTATGGTGTctatattaggacagcctcagggTCACAAGTAGGTTGTCAGTCACTCAGAACTTTTCAATCTCAGCAGGATTCCATATGGACACTGCGTTGTCATAATACTATCTGGAGAACATGTAACACTGCAGGAATCAGGATCATGTTGTTCTGAACATATAAACAGAGTCATTGATTGGTTTTGGGAAACCACAGTGAAACCTTGCATGTTTTTGGGAACTTTATTGTAATGTAAATCTGTGTCCACAGGAAATGGGTCTCAAACACCCGCTACACAGGAAGAAATTACAGCTGGCTCTAAGGGGGTTCAGTACTAAAGCCATGGAAAAGTCCTCTGAACTGGACCACATCTGGGTTACACGTACGTCTACAACTTAAACTGTACTATTCAAATCTACTATATTCAGACATTGCCAGAAGTGTGGTATTTGAGGTGCACAATTCCTTGTTTAAAAGGAAGTTAAAATGGTTAACTCTGATTGGTCACATGCAGGATGGTTGGATGACATAGGCCTTCCTCAGTACAAGGACCAGTTCCACGAGGGGCGAGTAGATGGCAGGATGCTCCAGTATCTCACCGTGGTAAGGCCAAACAATTGAGATGTCTTTTTAAGTGAATCGTACAAAAAATGTTGAGTGTAAATGCTCTCATTTGATATCACCATTTAATATAAAAGGGTTCCCATACAGTGAATACGCCCTAGCTTTCCTACTGAACTACAGTATCTAAACTGTTTCCCAGAATGACCTGCTTTTCCTGAAGGTGACCAGTCAGCTTCATCACCTCAGTATAAAGTGTGCTATCCACGTCCTCCACGTCAACAAGTTCAACCCCCACTGCCTCCGACGAAGGCCtggggaggaggtgagagggtGGGGACCCtgaggtggggggaggagggaaaTGAGTGACTGAGGGGGAAAGATGGATGAGAGAAAGTTAGAATGATGGATGAGAAATTAGGTAAGATTTGTTTAACAATAATATTTTACTGCTCAGTGGAGGAACTCTCATTTCGCTCTCTCCCTGGTCAGAGGAACCCCTCTCCCTCAGAGGTGATCCAATGGTCCAACCACCGTGTGATGGAGTGGCTTCGGGCGGTGGACCTGGCTGAGTATGCACCCAACCTACGGGGCAGTGGGGTCCATGGAGGTCTAATTGTGAGTGGACTGCACCTCAGAACCATGCATGCGTCCCAAACCTTTCTGAAGTGTGCAGCTGCACACCCCCCGTCATCTGCAGGAACACACTTTGGAAGAAGACAGGAGAATCGGGATGCAGCACTTAAATGGTTGTGTTCCTACTTGAGTGAGCTCCAGCCCTGTCCTCTACCCCTGTACTTTAGATTCTGGAGCTGCGGTTCAGCTCTGAGACCCTGGCCATGCTGCTGAACATCCCCCCTCAGAAGACCCTGCTCCGCCGCCACCTGGCCACCGCCTTCACCGCCCTGGTGGGGACGCAGGCCACTCGGGAGAAATGGGAGTATGCCAACGCCACCGGCCATGCACCCCTCACTACCGCCGCAAAAGTCCGGGTACGACTGCTGTGTATCCATGGAAGTGGGCCTGTGATTACCCTATAATGTGCTGTGAATACTGTGTACATGTAATGACATCTGCCTAATTTTCTTGTATTGAGTTTGAAATTTAACTACTGTGGATTATTTTTAAACGTACAGAGAACCCTAGCTTAAGCTCTTGTCTTCCTGTATTATTTCAGCCCAAGAAGCTTGGTTTCACCCACTTCAGTCacctgaggaagaggaggccgGATGACTTGGCGGACTACATCTGCCCAATAGACAGTGTGAGCCTTTCAGCCATGAATGGGGTTTCCCACCAGCCGTACGTAGGTGTCCGAGGCCTTAGCCCCATCCtggacagagagccagagaggcgGGAGCAGGTGGGACCCAAAAGCTGACACTGACTCTCCCCTCAGCCAATGACTGCAAATCTTATGGCTTTTAACCCTGCCCCACATGCCTATGTAAACACGCCCCCGCTCTCCCTGAATCAAGATGCTGATTTTGTTATTCGGGGGAAATTCTAACGCATTGATTTTATCACCAAATGGTTATTTGCTGGACAAGCtacagtgtgtgtgcatataatGATGTGGGTATTAGCTGGACATCCTGTTTGATAATTAGCTGGATTTACTTATTTACTGGATATGCTTATCAAGTAATTGACCTGGATATGTTGAAATCATGACTGACCTGACCGGCTAAATGAGGATTCATAATGTTACGGTTGTATAATGGTTCCCTTTGAAAGCCGCTCTCTGCATTCCTGGAAAAATTAGATGGATTCAACTTTCCTATCTTCTGCCATTGCTTCAGAACATGACCCCTATGTGTTACTGACCATTGTAGCCTTCCTCCTTACCTTGCTGGATTTACTGTAGCTTAGCTATCAACGGCCTTGAGTTATGGTACAATGTACCAAAATTAATACCAATTATATAAGCTTGTTTTGATTTATTTTGTGTTATATTTTAATAACTGGTAAAAATACAAGGTGCTCTTATGATAATTCAGGTTTGCACACAATACCCAACTCAGCCTATAATTAtgttttgaaaataaaataaatttgcAGGTGCTTGCTTTTTGTATGCGTGTTTGATAGTTTAGTTCATTTTCATTGTAGTCCTAAATGCATTATTTTTAGGGGTactggccaaactaagcaatgtTGACTCTTTGAAGCAAAGTGCTCTTGCTGACTCCACTAACACACATCATGGATTATAGACAATGACAATGCTACAGCGGCTTCAAATAATTATTCCATCAATGCACACCTGAATTTACAGCATTGCTACATCTATACTATCATGTGACTGGTAAGCCATGAGTGCTAAAGTTTTCAGATTGCTGATTAATGTTCCATCAGGCATCCACTGAGGACAGATCTGTTTCCAGCTCAGACTCTGAGGACAACCTGGTGAGTTTCAGCATTGTTTTTCAGAGAACTGAAGATAAATAAGTTATCATACAGTATGTAATTTTCCCTCATGGTGTTTGTGATGCTGTGGCTCAAGTTACAATGCTACAGTAGGTGGAGTATAATTCAGTATGTTGGACTACTGTTACGTACCATGCTCCTTTCTCCATATTGTTGCAACATTATGGTCTTTAATGATGGACCTGAGGACACACTGAAGTCATGCTTTAACACCTGTATAGTctacatatgtgttattccagTGTAAAGAGACAAAGCTGTGAACAGATTCTACTTTGGAACTTGTGAGAagcaaaaaccaaaccagcaGAAAGCCCTCTGTGTACTCACCCTCGTGAAGATCAGAGGATGGCTCTCTGAATGATATTTTTAGGTCAAAACCCCACACCATTTATTCAGCTATGATAGAGGGAAATCAGTggctgtaaaaatatatatacagtgtatcaATGCAGCAACTTTGATCAAAAATGTTATTACGTTAATGATGAAATTGAGTGACTTCCTTCATATgtcataaataaatacaaaacggCCGACGTATCCAACAGTCGGATTGGAAGAACAAAACATGAATGACCATTTCACACTAGAGTACCAACATCTTGAAAAGTACAAACAGGATGACAGTATGTTATCTTTATTGGGAAagaagtacaaaaaataaatagaaaaacatTCAACAGCGCAATCTACACTAGGACTTTTCTTGCACTTCATAATTAGCAGTTGGAATGTCACATGATTTACTGAACTTCAGACAATCACTTCACTCCTCTACTTGTCCACGACTGATTTTGTAGACATGGCAGCAAAAGTTATTCTACGTCTGTTCAATGTGAGCAATTATATCCCTGTCAAAGAATAGTTCATGACTGTCTGAAACAAGAAAAGAGGAGGAAAAAAAGTAAGTCCTGTGATCCATATGACTGGTCTAGCACTGCCCTCTACTGGTTTAAAAAGACAAGGACATGTACAAGACATATAATATACATTGTCTATATCAAGTGTTTGACCTCGTTTCCTGGTTAGTACCTACATAACTCAAAGACCTATGCAGTTCTGTGTAGATGCATAGTGCCATGTGTTCTATTTGCTGTCTAGTTTACTAGTGCGGCACCAATCGTCAACCTAATTCATTACCACTTCTGTGTAAGTGGATATGGAGAGAAAGACCTAGAATGCATGTTGTGGATTAATTACTGTGTCTATGGTAcattttctttctcctctcttgcAGCAGTTTACATCAGTTTTATTGACCATCAAGGATGTATTAAAGCATCTCAAAATAAAATGCCTCACATTTCCAGTTTACATGAACCAGAATATTGTTGAAGGCACAGAACCAGACTAGGGttatagaggactcatctttgtatctgtgccataatagcatctgtgacagcatTCCTGATAGAATAGAATCTTCACAATGCTTAGGTTGTACGAGTGTACATCCTGGCAACTTTAAGAAAAAAATCCTTTGGCCTAGATTCAAGTCAGTATTCgtcgtccatccatgtctgaggatgtcgggagatgacgtggaaaccggccattaggggcaacagtgagcgctgttaccttcaagtatgTTTCAGTTTTGCAGTGTTGTTGATGCTGATGGTGGAtgggtgtaagcatctgcctctgatttcaAAAGATGCATGTTCaaatccagcaatagaaagttgtttttgagatttttgttttaagcctatcccaaacattaacccttaacttaaccattcggCGTTAATGCCTGAACTTAGAAATCGTTATTTAGTTTAATGATTTTTATCATCCTAACTGAGGTGTAGGTCACATCTCACTTTCCAGAGTTCAAATTTGTGAACAAAGGAATTCTGTTAATgtgactccgtgcagccaatgaCAATGTCTGCTTTTGGTATAATGCTgggagccacttgtggattttATAGCTCTAAAGCAGTTCCACCTCTGACATGTGcgcaggggtgcaactttggttttaaaAGCGGGGGGG
This region of Salmo trutta chromosome 29, fSalTru1.1, whole genome shotgun sequence genomic DNA includes:
- the ppfibp2a gene encoding liprin-beta-2 isoform X5, which encodes MEYNIDFYKHFAWLKKVNQQSPVNGETNQERLTRLEGDKESLVLQVSVLTDQVEAQGVKISDLESSLEEHQHKLNSTEEMLQQERLSRTSLESQKLDLMGEVSYLKLKLVDMEEKQIHGVERQHKAEVILQELRLLKEKVDHLEDQKSQYERRLKATKAELSDLQQLLLSKNAEIDSLHTQLLARPLSTETSERDQELQRLKTGMETLLVANDEKDRRIEELTLLLVQYRQFRDVVTPRQAPPTILSISNESTPSNSSEEREHGVVMRTVPPSALPENKKTEMSFSSSSPQLVSHLPAQKERELWTHPRLLSSSMDNLQNGSSLTHVVVIPVEAEVSENGPVDNRCQTLPVKGSLPEHNGEGECSETQSQMSPEASEDGDSRKTKKMDDTSSSDLSPQSSGAESGQRTIGSPEHLKNNNSIRKLWGKIRRTQSGGLQGEDLEPNHFRRGGLRATAGPRLTRTPESGSTVRDMNTPFSQWTREQVCGWLEDYGLGQYVNLTRQWVDNGQTLLSARPQDFEKEMGLKHPLHRKKLQLALRGFSTKAMEKSSELDHIWVTRWLDDIGLPQYKDQFHEGRVDGRMLQYLTVNDLLFLKVTSQLHHLSIKCAIHVLHVNKFNPHCLRRRPGEERNPSPSEVIQWSNHRVMEWLRAVDLAEYAPNLRGSGVHGGLIILELRFSSETLAMLLNIPPQKTLLRRHLATAFTALVGTQATREKWEYANATGHAPLTTAAKVRPKKLGFTHFSHLRKRRPDDLADYICPIDSVSLSAMNGVSHQPYVGVRGLSPILDREPERREQVGPKS